The proteins below come from a single Corynebacterium glyciniphilum AJ 3170 genomic window:
- the secA2 gene encoding accessory Sec system translocase SecA2, whose protein sequence is MAGFGWFWKAMGSSATANQKKSKTIVSEAAKAVDRLAHASDEEVVDIARSCVTAGEAPAIDDAPLLLATVREAAERTIGMRPFDVQLQGTLRMLVGDVVEMATGEGKTLTGAMTAVGYGLQGRRVHLITVNSFLAGRDDQWMGPLLDFFGLTHGAIAEEYGADERREIYARDVVFGAVNEMGFDVLRDQLITRRVDAVRTAADVAIIDEADSVMVDEALVPLVLAGSEPGPAPTGRITDLVRRMEENRHFTVSGDRRNVFLTDSGARFVEKGLEIDSLYGSLDSSGSAGSADTSDAVDAAEAAAPAVPVGLAEGESDALDSENPGTLLSQVNVALHAQHLLTRDVHYIVRDGKVALIDGSRGRVAELQRWPDGLQAAVEAKEGLQVTDGGRILDQITVQALLGLYPRKCGMTGTAVAASDQLRQFYDLSVSVIDPNVPARRFDEADRVYTTEEQRDDAAVDHIVEVHDSGQPVLVGTQDIAESERVAEALAVRGVECSVLNAKNHEAEAGIVAEAGRAGHVTVSTQMAGRGTDIRLGGRDEEDHDRVVELGGLHVVGIGRFRSQRLDNQLRGRAGRQGDPGSSVFFVSLEDDVVNTGGAGEQLRAEPGEDGRLEQRKVLQFIDHCQRVAEGQMLDIHATTWKYNKLINDQREIVDARRSKVLDTDTAWQDLSYHDVEKAGRLQAEGISQEVLEQAAREIMLYHLDYEWSEHLAYLDDIRESIHLRAIARESPIDEFHRMSIAAFGELAERAVAKARETFSEVDITSDGVDLAGQGLHKPSATWTYMVNDNPLSSSGGSVVGSIAAMFR, encoded by the coding sequence ATGGCCGGATTCGGCTGGTTCTGGAAGGCCATGGGTTCGTCAGCGACGGCGAACCAGAAGAAGTCGAAGACCATCGTGTCTGAGGCGGCCAAAGCCGTCGACCGGCTCGCTCACGCCTCGGACGAGGAGGTGGTCGACATTGCCCGTTCCTGCGTGACCGCCGGTGAAGCCCCGGCGATCGACGATGCGCCGTTGCTGTTGGCGACGGTGAGGGAGGCGGCCGAGCGAACCATCGGTATGCGTCCGTTCGATGTGCAGTTGCAGGGGACGTTGCGCATGTTGGTCGGCGACGTGGTCGAGATGGCCACCGGCGAGGGTAAGACGTTGACCGGTGCGATGACGGCGGTCGGCTACGGGCTTCAGGGTCGCAGGGTGCACCTGATCACCGTCAACTCTTTCCTGGCCGGTCGCGATGACCAGTGGATGGGCCCACTGCTCGATTTCTTCGGACTGACCCACGGAGCCATCGCCGAGGAGTACGGGGCAGATGAGCGGCGTGAGATCTACGCCCGTGACGTGGTTTTCGGTGCTGTCAACGAAATGGGCTTCGACGTCCTGCGCGACCAGTTGATCACCCGCCGTGTCGATGCCGTGCGCACGGCCGCGGATGTGGCGATCATCGATGAGGCGGATTCGGTGATGGTTGATGAAGCCCTGGTGCCCCTGGTGTTGGCAGGTTCGGAGCCGGGCCCTGCGCCGACGGGCAGGATCACTGACCTGGTGCGCAGAATGGAGGAGAACCGTCATTTCACGGTCTCCGGGGATCGACGCAATGTCTTCCTCACGGATTCGGGCGCACGGTTCGTGGAGAAGGGGCTGGAGATCGATTCGCTCTACGGTTCCCTGGATTCTTCAGGGTCCGCCGGCTCTGCCGATACGTCGGACGCAGTGGACGCAGCGGAGGCAGCGGCTCCGGCAGTTCCGGTAGGCCTCGCGGAGGGAGAGTCGGACGCACTAGATTCCGAGAACCCGGGCACACTCTTGTCCCAGGTGAACGTGGCGCTGCACGCGCAGCACCTGCTGACTCGCGACGTGCATTACATCGTGCGTGACGGAAAGGTCGCACTTATCGACGGATCGCGGGGCAGGGTTGCGGAATTGCAACGGTGGCCCGACGGCCTGCAGGCTGCGGTGGAGGCCAAGGAAGGCCTCCAGGTGACAGACGGAGGACGGATCCTCGACCAGATCACCGTACAGGCACTTCTGGGGCTGTATCCCCGCAAGTGCGGCATGACCGGAACTGCGGTTGCCGCCAGTGACCAGCTGAGGCAGTTCTACGACCTGTCGGTCAGCGTGATTGATCCGAATGTTCCGGCCCGACGGTTCGACGAGGCCGACCGTGTCTACACCACTGAGGAACAGCGGGACGACGCCGCCGTCGACCACATCGTGGAGGTACACGACAGCGGCCAGCCGGTGCTGGTCGGGACGCAGGACATCGCCGAGTCGGAGCGGGTTGCCGAGGCGCTGGCCGTTCGCGGCGTTGAGTGCAGCGTCCTTAACGCGAAGAACCACGAGGCGGAGGCCGGTATCGTCGCCGAAGCGGGACGCGCAGGGCATGTCACCGTGTCGACCCAGATGGCCGGCCGCGGAACGGATATCCGACTGGGCGGACGTGACGAGGAGGATCACGACCGCGTCGTCGAGCTCGGTGGCCTGCACGTCGTCGGAATCGGACGCTTCCGGTCGCAACGGCTGGACAACCAGTTGCGGGGTCGCGCCGGGCGTCAGGGCGATCCGGGTTCTTCTGTGTTCTTCGTCTCGTTGGAGGACGATGTGGTCAACACCGGCGGTGCCGGTGAGCAGCTCCGGGCGGAGCCTGGAGAGGACGGGCGCCTGGAGCAGCGCAAGGTCCTCCAGTTCATCGACCACTGTCAGCGGGTCGCTGAGGGGCAGATGCTGGATATCCACGCCACCACCTGGAAGTACAACAAGCTCATCAACGACCAGCGCGAGATCGTGGACGCCCGCCGGAGCAAGGTGCTCGACACGGACACCGCCTGGCAGGACCTTAGCTACCACGACGTGGAGAAGGCGGGGCGGCTGCAGGCCGAAGGCATCTCCCAGGAGGTTCTCGAGCAGGCGGCCCGCGAGATCATGTTGTACCACCTGGACTACGAGTGGAGCGAGCATCTGGCGTATCTCGACGACATCCGTGAGTCGATTCACCTGCGGGCCATCGCACGGGAGAGTCCGATCGACGAGTTCCACCGGATGTCCATCGCTGCGTTCGGTGAGCTCGCCGAGCGTGCGGTGGCCAAGGCACGCGAGACCTTCAGCGAGGTCGACATCACCTCTGACGGGGTGGATCTGGCTGGTCAGGGCCTACACAAGCCCAGTGCCACCTGGACCTACATGGTCAACGACAACCCGTTGTCGAGCTCCGGCGGCAGCGTCGTCGGGTCGATCGCCGCGATGTTCCGCTGA
- the gndA gene encoding NADP-dependent phosphogluconate dehydrogenase: MTESSAQIGVVGLAVMGSNIARNFANHGHTVAVYNRTAAKTDAFMAEFGTTGSFVPSASIDEFVASLERPRRALIMVQAGPATDTVISQLADAMEPGDIIIDGGNALYTDTIRREAEMSERGLHFVGAGISGGEEGALNGPAIMPGGPAESYKSLGPLLEDISAKVDGTPCCTHIGPDGAGHFVKMVHNGIEYADMQVIGEAYHLLRYAAGIEPTEIAQIFRTWNDGDLDSYLIEITAEVLSQTDAETGKPLIDVIVDAAGQKGTGRWTVKAALDLGIPTTGIGEAVFARALSGARAQRAATTGNLPTGELTTLDALGVSKDDFVEDVRRALYASKLVAYAQGFDEIKAGSDEHGWDVDPRDLATIWRGGCIIRAKFLNRIVDAYNTDPSVQSLLLDPYFNNEVGTLVDSWRRVVVASTQLGLPIPVFASSLSYYDSLRSERLPAALIQGQRDFFGAHTYERTDRAGHFHTLWSADRSEVEA; this comes from the coding sequence ATGACAGAATCCTCCGCACAGATCGGCGTTGTCGGCCTCGCAGTGATGGGCTCGAACATCGCCCGGAACTTCGCCAACCACGGCCACACCGTTGCCGTCTACAACCGCACCGCCGCAAAAACGGACGCGTTCATGGCCGAGTTCGGAACCACCGGCAGCTTCGTGCCCTCCGCCTCGATCGACGAGTTCGTCGCCTCTCTGGAACGCCCGCGGCGCGCCCTGATCATGGTGCAGGCCGGCCCCGCCACCGACACCGTGATCTCCCAGCTCGCCGACGCCATGGAACCCGGCGACATCATCATCGACGGTGGAAACGCGCTCTACACGGACACCATCCGCCGTGAGGCCGAGATGTCCGAGCGCGGCCTGCACTTCGTCGGCGCCGGGATCTCGGGTGGCGAGGAAGGTGCACTCAACGGCCCGGCCATCATGCCCGGCGGCCCGGCTGAGTCCTACAAGTCCCTCGGACCTCTCCTCGAAGACATCTCCGCCAAGGTCGACGGCACCCCGTGCTGCACCCACATCGGCCCCGACGGTGCCGGCCACTTCGTCAAGATGGTCCACAACGGCATCGAGTACGCAGACATGCAGGTCATCGGCGAGGCTTATCACCTGTTGCGCTACGCCGCGGGCATCGAGCCCACCGAGATCGCGCAGATCTTCCGCACCTGGAACGACGGCGACCTCGACTCCTACCTCATCGAGATCACCGCAGAAGTCCTCTCACAGACCGACGCTGAGACCGGTAAACCCCTGATCGACGTCATCGTGGACGCTGCCGGCCAGAAGGGTACGGGTCGCTGGACCGTCAAGGCCGCTCTCGACCTCGGCATCCCCACCACAGGCATCGGCGAAGCCGTATTCGCCCGAGCCCTGTCCGGCGCCCGCGCACAGCGTGCGGCAACCACCGGCAACCTCCCCACCGGCGAGCTGACCACGCTCGACGCCCTTGGTGTCTCGAAGGACGACTTCGTCGAGGACGTCCGACGCGCCCTCTACGCCTCGAAGCTGGTCGCCTACGCCCAAGGCTTCGACGAGATCAAGGCAGGCTCCGACGAACACGGATGGGACGTCGATCCCCGTGACCTCGCGACCATCTGGCGTGGCGGATGCATCATCCGCGCAAAGTTCCTCAACCGCATCGTGGACGCCTACAACACCGACCCGAGCGTCCAGTCCCTGCTTCTGGACCCGTACTTCAACAATGAAGTCGGCACACTCGTGGACTCCTGGCGACGCGTTGTCGTCGCCTCCACCCAGCTCGGCCTGCCGATCCCGGTGTTCGCCTCCTCGCTGTCCTACTACGACTCCCTGCGGTCCGAGCGGTTGCCCGCCGCACTCATCCAGGGACAGCGCGACTTCTTCGGTGCCCACACCTACGAGCGCACCGACCGCGCCGGGCACTTCCACACTCTCTGGTCCGCAGACCGCAGCGAGGTGGAAGCGTAA
- the ftsR gene encoding transcriptional regulator FtsR: MSANAAAAGQPQPESRPATGRVLPTSSIGDVLKQLQADFPDVSVSKIRFLEAEGLVTPQRSKSGYRRFSPEDISRLRYILANQRDSFLPLKVIKEQLEAMDSGKVTPVDARRSVAGTVTPEQFRQATVRRLTRADVASRAGVEDSFIASLVKISLITPDAAGFFSVDDVDIVRIAAKMGEHGIDNRHLKTLATQAQRQADLVNQVAGPVAHGRDENARERSAELSREVSALVVSLHAALIKGKLPR; encoded by the coding sequence GTGTCAGCGAATGCCGCCGCAGCAGGGCAGCCCCAGCCTGAGTCACGACCCGCGACCGGGCGGGTCCTGCCCACGTCATCCATCGGGGACGTTCTCAAGCAGCTTCAGGCTGACTTCCCCGATGTATCGGTATCGAAGATTCGCTTCCTTGAGGCAGAGGGGCTCGTCACTCCGCAGCGTAGCAAGTCGGGGTACCGGCGCTTCTCGCCTGAGGACATCTCGCGACTGCGCTACATCCTTGCCAATCAGCGCGACAGTTTCCTGCCGCTGAAGGTGATCAAGGAACAGCTTGAGGCCATGGACTCGGGCAAGGTGACCCCGGTCGATGCACGACGGTCAGTTGCGGGCACCGTCACCCCCGAGCAGTTCCGACAGGCCACCGTCCGTCGACTGACCCGTGCAGATGTGGCGTCCCGCGCCGGAGTCGAGGATTCATTCATCGCCTCACTGGTGAAGATCTCCTTGATCACTCCGGACGCCGCCGGGTTCTTCTCTGTCGACGACGTCGACATTGTCCGCATCGCGGCGAAGATGGGGGAGCACGGGATCGACAACCGTCATCTCAAGACGCTGGCGACGCAGGCGCAGCGACAGGCGGACCTGGTGAACCAGGTTGCCGGTCCTGTGGCCCACGGTCGGGACGAGAATGCCCGTGAGCGTTCCGCTGAGCTCAGCCGGGAGGTCAGTGCACTGGTTGTGTCACTGCACGCTGCATTGATCAAGGGAAAGCTGCCGCGTTGA
- a CDS encoding hemolysin family protein, with amino-acid sequence MDILLSILGLVGFVLLTAGTGLFVAVEFSTTSLERSTIEDDIAARGDAASKMVKRAHSDLSFMLSGSQLGITVTTLATGYLAEPILARFFTPALELVGLGASASTSVALILSLIIATILSMVFGELVPKNLAIANPLQVARLLTRPVWIFNTVFHRFIQLMNNTANVIVRRFGIEPADELASARSPQELSALVRHSTGAEGFDQSKVRILDRSLKFGDASAEDFMTPRSTVDTLETTDTALDLIREAHESGHSRFPVVNGDLDETIGVVHVKDALTIPAADRASTPVRDLARRVPTVPTSLGGDAVLNLVRSAGSQLVLVVDEYGGTAGIVSIEDVVEEILGEVWDEHDDRTDSEVQRSGQFWDLSGLVRCDELEDACGYAAPDGPYETLGGLVMSTLGRIPSEGDRVMLPRSERDLVERVTDGNPVRWEATVVSMDSRRIDRVQLRPVPDTHVVDADGDRDE; translated from the coding sequence ATGGACATCCTGCTCAGCATCCTGGGCCTCGTCGGCTTCGTGTTGTTGACCGCCGGCACCGGCCTCTTCGTCGCTGTCGAGTTCTCCACGACCAGCCTGGAGCGTTCGACCATCGAGGACGACATCGCCGCACGTGGTGATGCCGCCTCGAAGATGGTCAAACGTGCCCACAGCGACCTCAGTTTCATGCTGTCCGGATCGCAGCTGGGCATCACCGTCACCACCTTGGCAACCGGTTACCTCGCCGAACCGATTCTCGCCAGGTTCTTCACCCCGGCGCTCGAACTCGTCGGGCTGGGAGCCTCCGCTTCGACGTCCGTGGCCCTGATCCTCAGTCTGATCATCGCCACCATCCTGTCGATGGTCTTCGGCGAGCTCGTCCCGAAGAACCTCGCCATCGCCAATCCCCTACAGGTCGCCCGTCTCCTGACCCGGCCGGTGTGGATCTTCAACACCGTCTTCCACCGCTTCATCCAGTTGATGAACAACACCGCCAACGTGATCGTACGACGGTTCGGCATCGAACCAGCAGATGAGCTGGCCTCGGCACGCTCTCCCCAGGAACTCTCCGCTCTGGTCCGACACTCCACCGGCGCCGAGGGGTTCGACCAGTCCAAGGTGCGCATCCTCGACCGCTCCCTCAAGTTCGGCGACGCCAGCGCCGAGGACTTCATGACACCACGGTCCACCGTGGACACCCTGGAAACCACGGATACCGCGCTCGATCTCATCCGTGAAGCCCACGAATCGGGGCATTCCCGCTTCCCGGTAGTCAACGGCGACCTCGACGAGACGATCGGGGTCGTCCACGTCAAGGATGCACTCACCATTCCGGCAGCTGACCGGGCATCGACCCCGGTGCGGGACCTCGCACGCCGGGTCCCCACCGTGCCCACGAGCCTCGGCGGTGACGCCGTCCTCAACCTCGTCCGGTCCGCCGGTTCCCAGCTCGTCCTTGTCGTCGACGAATACGGGGGAACCGCCGGCATCGTGTCCATCGAGGATGTCGTCGAGGAGATCCTCGGCGAAGTCTGGGATGAACACGACGACCGGACGGATTCCGAGGTTCAACGCAGTGGGCAGTTCTGGGATCTCTCCGGCTTGGTGCGCTGCGATGAGCTCGAGGATGCCTGCGGATATGCCGCCCCGGACGGCCCGTACGAGACGTTGGGTGGTCTGGTGATGTCGACGCTCGGCCGCATTCCGTCCGAAGGCGACAGGGTTATGCTTCCCCGGAGCGAGCGCGACCTCGTGGAACGTGTCACCGACGGGAACCCTGTCCGGTGGGAGGCCACCGTGGTGTCCATGGACAGCCGCCGGATCGACCGGGTCCAGCTCCGCCCTGTCCCCGACACCCACGTCGTGGATGCGGACGGTGACCGTGATGAATGA
- a CDS encoding DEAD/DEAH box helicase translates to MGLPDPVVKELTAQGLKHPFPIQAAAIPDGLTGKDVLGRGPTGSGKTFTFGLPVITRLTGGASRPGKPRALILVPTRELAQQVAGRLRPLAESVGQRVIEVVGGVNIKRNLTALARPVDILVATPGRAEDLIRQKALDLTQVEIVALDEADQMADMGFLPQVRRLVDHIPADAQHLFFSATLDGDIKVLVQRYMNDPITHSTGEVRAKVDTMSHFLGVVDDKPARNDVVLQLGRASTRTIMFMRTKHTVDRQVKKLVRDGVPAVGIHGNKGQGARTRAIEEFSDGRATVLVATDIAARGIDIKGVDLVVHIDPPAEHKAYVHRAGRTARAGEAGTVLTLTTADTRRDTEQMMRKAGVSPTEWVLDRHGVTAYLGELGLDR, encoded by the coding sequence ATGGGGCTGCCTGATCCCGTCGTCAAAGAGCTGACTGCCCAGGGTCTCAAGCACCCGTTCCCTATCCAGGCGGCAGCCATCCCGGACGGTCTGACGGGTAAGGACGTCCTGGGACGTGGCCCGACCGGCTCCGGCAAGACCTTCACCTTCGGTCTCCCGGTCATCACCCGGCTCACGGGCGGGGCGTCCAGGCCTGGTAAGCCACGGGCCCTGATCCTGGTCCCGACACGCGAACTCGCACAGCAGGTCGCCGGACGTCTTCGTCCGCTGGCCGAATCTGTCGGGCAGCGCGTCATCGAGGTCGTCGGTGGCGTGAACATTAAACGGAACCTCACGGCCCTTGCCCGACCGGTCGACATTCTCGTCGCCACCCCGGGGCGTGCGGAAGACCTCATCCGCCAGAAAGCCCTCGACCTGACCCAGGTCGAGATCGTCGCCCTCGATGAGGCTGACCAGATGGCGGACATGGGGTTCCTGCCCCAGGTCCGTCGCCTCGTCGACCACATCCCCGCCGACGCCCAGCACCTGTTCTTCTCAGCCACTCTGGACGGAGACATCAAGGTCCTCGTCCAGCGCTACATGAATGACCCGATCACCCACTCCACCGGTGAAGTCCGTGCCAAGGTCGACACCATGTCGCACTTCCTCGGGGTCGTGGACGACAAACCTGCCAGGAACGACGTCGTCCTACAACTTGGTCGCGCCTCGACACGGACGATCATGTTCATGCGCACCAAACACACCGTTGACCGTCAAGTAAAGAAGCTTGTCCGAGATGGTGTTCCTGCCGTTGGAATCCACGGCAACAAGGGGCAGGGCGCTCGCACCCGTGCCATCGAGGAGTTCTCCGACGGACGCGCCACCGTCCTTGTCGCCACGGACATCGCGGCTCGCGGTATCGACATCAAGGGTGTGGACCTGGTCGTACACATCGACCCGCCGGCAGAGCACAAGGCCTACGTTCACCGTGCGGGTCGCACCGCACGGGCTGGCGAGGCAGGCACCGTTCTGACCCTCACCACCGCGGACACACGCCGCGACACCGAGCAGATGATGCGAAAGGCCGGAGTCAGCCCCACCGAATGGGTGCTGGACCGTCACGGCGTCACCGCTTACCTCGGCGAGCTGGGGCTGGACAGGTAG
- a CDS encoding MerR family transcriptional regulator, with product MAPDAADAARSPQQDTLFDVDGPDQEVGYRVTIACQVAGITYRQLDYWARTKLVQPSIRTAHGSGSQRLYSFRDILVLKIVKGLLDTGISLQNIRRAVDKLGNLGVDDLAGITLVSDGKTVYECRSAEEVIDLLAGGQGVFGIAVPGLMKELSGTITAFPSEPAEPVVQHDTAFNPSDELAARRRRKSS from the coding sequence ATGGCCCCTGATGCTGCCGACGCTGCCCGGTCGCCGCAGCAGGACACCTTGTTCGACGTCGACGGGCCTGACCAGGAGGTCGGTTACCGGGTGACGATCGCCTGCCAGGTTGCGGGTATCACCTACCGGCAGCTCGACTATTGGGCGCGTACCAAACTGGTGCAGCCGTCGATCCGCACCGCTCATGGCTCCGGGTCTCAGCGGCTCTACTCTTTCCGGGACATCCTCGTCCTGAAGATCGTCAAGGGGCTGCTTGACACCGGCATTTCCCTGCAGAACATCCGTCGTGCCGTGGACAAGCTGGGTAACCTGGGTGTCGATGATCTCGCCGGAATCACATTGGTCTCCGACGGCAAGACCGTCTACGAATGCCGGTCCGCCGAAGAAGTTATCGACCTTCTCGCTGGCGGCCAGGGCGTGTTCGGCATCGCCGTCCCAGGGTTGATGAAGGAACTCAGCGGCACGATCACGGCATTCCCCTCCGAGCCTGCGGAACCGGTCGTGCAGCACGACACGGCGTTCAACCCTTCCGACGAGCTCGCTGCCCGTCGTCGCAGGAAGTCCTCCTAG
- a CDS encoding DUF1304 domain-containing protein codes for MIAVGAVFAALAALVHVLIFYLESMAWTTPRGRAVFGTTREEAENTRELAFNQGFYNLFLALQVAAGVVLLLAGATGTGVALVLAGTASMAAAATVLAVTSPEKRSAAMKQGVFPMIAVVLTAVGLIV; via the coding sequence ATGATCGCTGTCGGTGCAGTATTCGCAGCCCTTGCGGCTCTGGTGCACGTGCTCATCTTCTACCTGGAGTCCATGGCCTGGACAACGCCACGCGGCCGCGCCGTGTTCGGTACTACCCGGGAAGAAGCAGAGAACACACGGGAACTGGCATTCAACCAGGGGTTCTACAATCTGTTTCTCGCGCTCCAGGTTGCCGCCGGAGTCGTCCTGCTCCTCGCCGGGGCGACCGGTACCGGGGTGGCGTTGGTCCTCGCGGGCACGGCCTCGATGGCGGCCGCGGCCACAGTCCTCGCGGTGACGTCACCGGAGAAGCGCAGCGCGGCGATGAAACAGGGAGTGTTCCCGATGATCGCTGTTGTGCTGACAGCTGTAGGTCTCATTGTGTGA
- the odhI gene encoding oxoglutarate dehydrogenase inhibitor Odhl, whose protein sequence is MSDNTGIPEASVETTSVFRADLLKEMETGAQSESAPAGVEGLPSGSALLVVKRGPNAGSRFLLDQDTTAAGRHPDSDIFLDDVTVSRRHAEFRRNGDEYEVVDVGSLNGTYVNREPKNSAVLSNGDEIQIGKFRLVFLNGTKDA, encoded by the coding sequence ATGAGCGACAACACCGGGATCCCGGAAGCATCGGTCGAGACGACCTCGGTCTTCCGTGCTGACCTCCTCAAGGAGATGGAGACCGGTGCGCAGTCCGAGTCCGCACCTGCTGGTGTGGAGGGTCTCCCGTCGGGTTCTGCGCTCCTCGTGGTCAAGCGTGGTCCGAACGCCGGCTCACGGTTCCTGCTCGACCAGGACACGACTGCGGCCGGCCGCCATCCCGACAGTGACATCTTCCTTGACGACGTGACCGTCTCGCGTCGCCACGCAGAGTTCCGTCGCAACGGCGACGAGTACGAGGTAGTGGACGTAGGAAGCCTCAATGGCACCTACGTGAACCGGGAGCCGAAGAACTCCGCTGTGCTCAGCAACGGGGACGAGATTCAAATCGGTAAGTTCCGTCTCGTCTTCCTCAATGGCACGAAGGACGCCTGA
- a CDS encoding PaaI family thioesterase: MAQSEGRTGTGNEGAGKEDGALERMLELMTSASTGELTEAQTAELAGIFESSIPSLDRTLGLRYVEFVPEVVVELTITGDHVQPWGITNGGIYATMGESAGSFAGFIAGGGGMVMGTTNATNFLRPSTPGDVIRSTAHAVHTGRTSQLWRIDHVNAGTGKLCATTELRTVVVPRQ; this comes from the coding sequence ATGGCGCAGAGTGAGGGACGGACCGGCACCGGGAACGAGGGTGCCGGTAAGGAAGACGGTGCCCTGGAGCGGATGCTGGAACTGATGACATCCGCGAGCACGGGCGAGCTCACCGAAGCGCAGACCGCGGAGCTCGCGGGCATTTTCGAGTCGTCGATCCCGTCCCTCGACCGCACGCTGGGGCTGCGGTACGTTGAGTTCGTTCCCGAGGTGGTCGTGGAGCTGACCATCACGGGCGATCACGTGCAGCCCTGGGGGATCACCAACGGCGGTATCTACGCGACGATGGGGGAGTCCGCGGGGTCGTTCGCCGGTTTCATCGCGGGTGGCGGGGGGATGGTGATGGGGACCACCAATGCGACGAACTTCCTGCGTCCCTCCACCCCGGGTGACGTCATCCGTTCCACCGCCCACGCCGTGCATACCGGTCGGACCAGTCAGCTCTGGCGCATCGACCATGTCAATGCCGGCACGGGTAAGTTGTGTGCCACCACTGAACTGCGCACCGTGGTGGTTCCCCGACAGTAG
- a CDS encoding hemolysin family protein: MNDLLAIAFAVLLLGLNAYFVGVEFSLISSRRDRLENMIAAGNRRAGKVRYAIEHLTIMLAGAQFGITVASVLLGKVGEPAIAHLIETPFHAAGLPDDLLHPVSFAISLLIVTILHIILGEMVPKNIALAGPETVATVLVAPHLLFCRLVHPVMVFLNWIARITLKLFGVEQKDELDSTVSPSELSQMIAESRSEGLIGPSEATRLSKALNSSKRTLSEVMIPRSEVHTIPVDSDTGRITVGQVEEAVSDTGYSRFPVAGPSGNYLGYIHVKDVLDNLLDPATGPDQLVDAHDIRTLITVEGGVNFDHAMKELRRTSSHMAQISDGGAVVGVITLEDVIEELVGTVRDWTHDD; the protein is encoded by the coding sequence ATGAATGACCTCTTGGCTATCGCGTTCGCCGTTCTGCTCCTGGGACTCAACGCCTACTTTGTCGGTGTGGAGTTCTCGCTGATCTCGTCGCGTCGTGACCGGCTGGAGAACATGATCGCCGCCGGGAACCGTCGCGCAGGCAAGGTTCGTTACGCGATCGAGCACCTCACGATCATGCTCGCGGGAGCCCAGTTCGGGATCACCGTGGCTTCGGTGCTGCTCGGTAAAGTCGGTGAACCCGCTATCGCCCACCTCATCGAGACCCCGTTCCACGCCGCCGGGCTTCCGGACGATCTTCTGCACCCGGTCTCGTTCGCGATCTCCCTGCTGATCGTCACCATCCTGCACATCATTCTCGGCGAAATGGTTCCGAAGAACATCGCACTTGCAGGTCCAGAAACCGTGGCCACCGTCCTGGTCGCTCCTCACCTCCTGTTCTGCCGCCTGGTGCACCCGGTGATGGTGTTCCTCAACTGGATTGCCCGGATCACCCTGAAGTTGTTCGGGGTGGAGCAGAAAGATGAGCTGGACTCCACCGTCTCCCCCTCCGAGCTCTCCCAGATGATCGCGGAATCCCGGTCCGAGGGACTGATCGGTCCCTCGGAGGCCACCCGCCTGTCGAAGGCCCTGAACTCCTCGAAACGCACCCTCAGTGAGGTGATGATCCCGCGGTCGGAGGTCCACACGATCCCCGTCGACTCCGACACGGGGAGGATCACCGTGGGGCAGGTGGAAGAAGCCGTCTCCGACACGGGGTACTCGCGCTTTCCTGTGGCTGGACCGTCCGGAAACTATCTCGGATACATCCACGTCAAAGACGTCCTCGACAACCTGCTGGACCCGGCAACCGGACCGGACCAACTTGTAGACGCCCATGACATCCGCACGCTGATCACTGTCGAGGGCGGAGTGAACTTCGACCACGCGATGAAGGAACTGCGCAGGACAAGCTCACACATGGCACAGATCTCCGACGGCGGCGCCGTGGTCGGGGTGATCACCCTGGAAGACGTCATCGAGGAACTCGTCGGAACGGTGCGGGACTGGACTCATGATGACTAA